TCTGCACCTTGATGGGATCTTCGGCGACGGCGGCTTCGGGCGTGGCGGCGGAGTCTTGGGGCGTCATTTCTAAGCGGTTAGCGGGTAGCTGTTAGCTCTTGTTCAGCTGTTTTAAGAGAAACAGCTGAACAAGAGCTAACAGCTTATTTAATGTTGTACGACGTCAGCAAGGCCTGGTACTCGGGCGAGTTGCGGCGACGCAGGGATTCGTTTTTGGCCAAGTCCTGCACGCGCATCAGACCGTCGAGCACTTGCTCGGGGCGGGGCGGGCAGCCGGGCACGTACACGTCGACCGGGATGATACGGTCAATGCCTTGCAGCACCGAGTACGAGTCGAAAATGCCGCCCGACGAGGCGCAGGCACCCATGGCCAGCACCCAGCGGGGCTCGGCCATCTGCTCATACACTTGCTTCACGATGGGGGCCATCTTCTTGGCAATGGTACCCATTACCATCAGCAAATCGGCCTGGCGGGGCGAGAAGCTAGGCCGCTCCGAGCCGAAGCGGGAGATGTCGTAGTGCGAGCCCATGGTAGCCATGAACTCGATGCCGCAGCACGAGGTAGCAAAAGGCAGGGGCCAAAGCGAGTTGGCGCGGGCAATGCCGACCACTTTCTCCAGCGAGGTGGCGAAGAAACCAGCACCTTCTACGCCCTCGGGGGCCTCAACTGTTTTAATTTCCGGAACGCGAGTGTCCATAATCGTCAAAATATCAAGTGGAAAGGCCAGTGGGCCCACTTTTCCAACACCGCCCGGCGCGCAAAAGTTTGAGGGATTTAGGCTTCGTTCCAGCGAAGGATGCCCTTTTTGATGACGTAGCCAAAACCGGCCATCAGCAGGGTGATGAACACGAGCATCTCGACGAAGCCGGCCGTGCCCAGCGCCCGGAAGTTCACGGCCCACGGGTACATGAAGATTACCTCGACGTCGAACAACACGAATAGGATGGCCGTGAGAAAGTACTTCACCGAAATGGGCGTGCGGGCGTTGCCCACGCTCTCGATGCCGCACTCGAAGGCTTCGTCCTTCACCTTCGACTTGCGCCGGGGCCCGATAAGGTGCGAGGCTATCATGGCAAACGCCACGAACGCAATGGCCAGGCCAAACTGAATGACGATGGGCAAGTAGTCGGAAGGCTGGTAACCAGCAGCGGGCAGAACTAGAAACATGACAGTCAGGGAGAAAGGAAAACGCGGCGTAGGCGCTATTGGGCAAAGGTAGCGCCTGTGGGTTTGGGGCGCAACGGCGCCGCGCTACGGGGCCCCGGCTGGTATCTTTGGCGCCAAATCCGCAAACTATGGGACAGGCAGAATCAGGGGCCCGGCGCTACACCGTGGCCGAGTACATGGCGCTGGAGGAGCGCAGTGAGGTGCGGCACCAGTACTTCAAGGGCGAAGTGTTCGCCATGGCGGGCGGCACGCTGAACCACAGCAGCCTGATCCTGCGCTGCGCTGCCCAATTAATGGCTGCCACTGAGCCCCGCGGCTGCCGGGTCTTTGCCGAAAGCGTGCAACTGCGGGTGGCAGAGGGGGAATATTACACGTACCCAGACGTGATTGTGACGTGTCATCCCGAAGACGTGGACGCTACCCGGGTAGTGCAGCACCCAGTTCTGCTCATAGAAGTTTTGTCGGATTCCACGGCCGAGCACGACCGGCTTTGGAAACTGTTCCGATACCAAAACCTGCCTTCGCTGCGCCACTATCTGTTAGTATCGCAGCAATACCAAGGCATCGAATGGTACCGCCGCATTGAGAGCGGCGAGTGGCAGTAAACCGTACAAGTGGCCCCCGAAGGCAAAATAGAGCTGCCAGAACTTGGGTGCACCCTGCGGGTCTA
This genomic stretch from Hymenobacter sp. PAMC 26628 harbors:
- a CDS encoding NADH-quinone oxidoreductase subunit A, whose translation is MFLVLPAAGYQPSDYLPIVIQFGLAIAFVAFAMIASHLIGPRRKSKVKDEAFECGIESVGNARTPISVKYFLTAILFVLFDVEVIFMYPWAVNFRALGTAGFVEMLVFITLLMAGFGYVIKKGILRWNEA
- a CDS encoding NADH-quinone oxidoreductase subunit B, with the translated sequence MDTRVPEIKTVEAPEGVEGAGFFATSLEKVVGIARANSLWPLPFATSCCGIEFMATMGSHYDISRFGSERPSFSPRQADLLMVMGTIAKKMAPIVKQVYEQMAEPRWVLAMGACASSGGIFDSYSVLQGIDRIIPVDVYVPGCPPRPEQVLDGLMRVQDLAKNESLRRRNSPEYQALLTSYNIK
- a CDS encoding Uma2 family endonuclease; this translates as MGQAESGARRYTVAEYMALEERSEVRHQYFKGEVFAMAGGTLNHSSLILRCAAQLMAATEPRGCRVFAESVQLRVAEGEYYTYPDVIVTCHPEDVDATRVVQHPVLLIEVLSDSTAEHDRLWKLFRYQNLPSLRHYLLVSQQYQGIEWYRRIESGEWQ